In Deltaproteobacteria bacterium, the sequence AGCCTCCTTTAGACTCCTTAAAAATTTTTCCCTTCAATCCCCTTAAGGTATGGTGCAGCTCATTCTCTCCCTTGGCATCGATAATAAATTGTCCGGCCCCCCCACCGGCAAATACGCATTTTACCTCAGTTAGGCCCAGGTGTTGTTCCAAATAGCTCTTGACCTCATCTCGATTCAGATGATCTAAAAGCGCACTGGCACCCCTGATTTCCACCAATCGATCGGTGCCAAATACATATTCTTTGATGCCTGGTATATCCATGACCACAAGATAGCGCATATCTGACCTCCCGCCGGTAAAAACTTTTACCGGTTTGGTATTATGGTTCTAGAAGCTCCTGGAAACAATCTAGCCAAGGGTTTTCATAGACTACCCCCATTTTTTAGTTTGCAATTGTTCCCGCAGATCCGCCAGGGCCGCATCGCGTTGGGCGCTGGTGGCGGCGGTGGTGACTACATCAAATTTGGTTAAGGCTTTGCCATCACTATAGCCCCCTTCGATCTGGGAGACCTCGCCCGTAGCGGACTTGCGGAAGTAGTTCTTGCCGGGCAGACCTGGGTTGTAGTAATGGGTATAGAGACGATTTACATAAGGTACCTTCCGGATACGCCCGAGGTAATAAGAGAGTCCCGAATGTTTCTTGGAATTCTGATCTTCATATTTGATAGCTTTTTCTTCCGGTGCAATTCCAGAAGCAGGGGGCAAAATTCTTTGCCGCTGGATTTTAAACCGATGCCGGAAGGTTTCATGAAAGAGCTGGCCGACGGGAGAAAGGCCGATAACTGTCTGGCCATTGATGTCAATTGCGTCCACCAACGTCGCAAACCGGTGGTCCCTTTGAGAGGGATTCTCCCGGGCCTCATTATCCGCCAGATCGTAAAACTGGTCGACGTTCTCCAGCCAAAATGACAGGTCCAGAGAAATCGGCTGGGGCGGGAGTTCGATAACCTCGCTGAACCTTTCGAACAAATAACAGACCGGAATCTCCAGAGCCTGACCGATCATACCGGCAAACGCGATTTGGGCCTTGTAACCGCCAGTGGCGTTGATCACCATCGTTTCCGACCCTTCTTCATTAACCACCTGTGCAATGGCCCGCACCAGATTTCGCAGTCCTTCCGTCCGGAACCGCTTGGGAGTGGCGTCTGCCAAACCTTCCAGAGGATAAAACTCTACTTTTTGGAACTGATAGGGATTATTGTGGTTTTCATAGTATTGGGTTAAAACCTGTCCTAAGAATTTCCCATCCTCAGTATCGGAGACCAGGTAAACCAGCCTTCTTTTGTTATTTAAATGACCTTGCTTAATAATACTG encodes:
- a CDS encoding putative CRISPR-associated protein, whose amino-acid sequence is MSHWRDVLVCTVGTSLKTNLEKSEEAGIRSALEQKNVKGLSLELLNQSPEDRLCGAEINSITSIIKQGHLNNKRRLVYLVSDTEDGKFLGQVLTQYYENHNNPYQFQKVEFYPLEGLADATPKRFRTEGLRNLVRAIAQVVNEEGSETMVINATGGYKAQIAFAGMIGQALEIPVCYLFERFSEVIELPPQPISLDLSFWLENVDQFYDLADNEARENPSQRDHRFATLVDAIDINGQTVIGLSPVGQLFHETFRHRFKIQRQRILPPASGIAPEEKAIKYEDQNSKKHSGLSYYLGRIRKVPYVNRLYTHYYNPGLPGKNYFRKSATGEVSQIEGGYSDGKALTKFDVVTTAATSAQRDAALADLREQLQTKKWG